From a single Peromyscus maniculatus bairdii isolate BWxNUB_F1_BW_parent chromosome 4, HU_Pman_BW_mat_3.1, whole genome shotgun sequence genomic region:
- the LOC102929114 gene encoding olfactory receptor 5D18-like gives MSLTYGNNSGPMFTLLGFSDYPELKVPLFLVFLTIYSITVVGNIGMIIIIKINSKLHTPMYLFLSHLSFVDFCYSSVIAPKMLVNLVARDRTISFIECIVQYFFFAIFVVTESILLVAMAYDRFVAICSPLLYTVTMSQKVCISLVVGSYAWGLTCSLTMTCSAVQLSFVGFNVIDHFFCEFASLLALSCSDTHFNQILLFSLSTVNAISTLLIILLSYMFILVTILKMQSSSGRHKAFSTCASHLATITIFYGTILFLYSVPNSKNSKLTFKVASLFYTLVIPMVNPLIYSVRNKDVKDTIRKIMDIKFIILFHSSSRDL, from the coding sequence ATGTCGTTGACATATGGAAATAACAGTGGGCCCATGTTCACTCTCTTGGGCTTCTCAGATTACCCAGAACTGAAAGTCCCTCTCTTCTTGGTGTTTCTCACCATCTACAGCATCACTGTGGTAGGTAACATTGgcatgatcatcatcatcaaaatTAACTCCAAGCTACACACCCCCATGTACCTCTTCCTTAGCCATCTttcctttgtggatttctgttatTCCTCTGTCATAGCTCCTAAGATGCTGGTGAACCTTGTTGCAAGAGACAGAACCATTTCCTTTATAGAATGCATAGTACAATACTTTTTCTTTGCTATCTTTGTGGTTACTGAATCCATTCTATTAGTGGCTATGGCCTATGACCGCTTTGTGGCCATCTGCAGCCCACTGCTTTACACAGTAACCATGTCCCAGAAAGTCTGCATCAGTCTGGTAGTGGGATCATATGCATGGGGACTGACATGTTCCTTGACAATGACATGTTCTGCTGTCCAGTTATCTTTTGTTGGTTTCAACGTGATTGATCATTTCTTCTGTGAGTTCGCTTCACTACTAGCCCTCTCCTGCTCCGACACTCATTTTAACCAAATACTTCTGTTCTCACTTTCCACTGTGAATGCCATCAGCACTCTTCTCATTATCCTCCTATCATATATGTTCATCCTTGTCACCATACTCAAGATGCAATCATCCAGCGGGCGCCACAAAGCCTTCTCTACATGTGCCTCACACCTGGCTACCATCACCATCTTCTATGGCACTATCTTGTTTCTGTACTCTGTGCCCAACTCCAAGAATTCAAAGCTCACATTCAAAGTGGCCTCTTTGTTTTATACACTCGTGATTCCCATGGTCAACCCCCTGATTTACAGTGTAAGAAATAAAGATGTGAAGGATACAATCAGAAAAATAATGgatattaaatttataattttgttcCATTCATCTTCTCGAGATCTTTAA